A genome region from Cerasicoccus sp. TK19100 includes the following:
- a CDS encoding cysteine desulfurase, giving the protein MILDKDSSTAAWDVAAVRAEFPILGELVNGQPLVYLDNAATSQKPLAVIERLDAYYRAGNANIHRGVHALSQEATGAYESARKSVAKFLGAPEERSCIFTRNATEAINLVAATWGRENIGAGDEILVSEMEHHANIVPWQLLAERAGAKVTVIPVTDRGELDLDAIPALLTDRVKLLALCHVSNSLGTINPVEQIIPLAKEKGITVLLDGAQSTAHFPVNVAKLGCDFFVFSGHKVCGPTGIGVLWGKPDLLNAMPPYQGGGDMIDRVSFAGTTFRKIPERFEAGTPHIAGAIGLGAAVEYLMARDQASLAAYEHELLAYATEQLQSIEGLKIYGEAARKVSVVSFIIAGIHPNDLGTMLDVDGIAIRTGHHCTMPLWARFGLEGSCRASFAFYNTMEEVDKLVASLKKAQKLLG; this is encoded by the coding sequence ATGATTCTAGATAAGGACAGTTCGACCGCTGCGTGGGACGTAGCGGCGGTGCGCGCGGAGTTCCCCATTCTCGGGGAGTTAGTCAACGGGCAGCCGCTCGTGTATCTCGACAACGCGGCCACCTCGCAAAAGCCGCTTGCCGTCATTGAGCGCCTCGATGCCTACTATCGCGCGGGCAACGCCAATATCCACCGTGGCGTGCATGCGCTGAGCCAGGAGGCGACCGGGGCCTACGAAAGCGCCCGCAAGTCCGTGGCGAAATTTCTGGGCGCGCCCGAGGAGCGCAGCTGCATCTTTACTCGCAACGCCACGGAGGCGATCAACCTCGTGGCCGCGACCTGGGGCCGTGAAAACATCGGCGCGGGCGACGAAATTCTCGTCTCCGAAATGGAGCACCACGCGAACATCGTGCCTTGGCAATTGCTCGCCGAGCGCGCCGGTGCCAAGGTGACGGTGATCCCCGTGACCGACCGCGGCGAGCTGGACCTCGACGCCATTCCGGCCCTGCTGACCGACCGCGTAAAGCTGCTCGCACTGTGCCACGTATCGAACTCGCTGGGGACGATTAACCCCGTCGAGCAGATCATTCCGCTGGCCAAGGAAAAGGGCATTACCGTGCTGCTCGATGGCGCGCAATCCACCGCGCACTTCCCGGTCAACGTGGCCAAGCTGGGCTGCGATTTCTTTGTCTTTTCCGGCCACAAGGTCTGCGGCCCGACGGGCATCGGCGTCCTCTGGGGCAAGCCCGATCTGCTCAACGCCATGCCTCCCTACCAAGGCGGCGGCGACATGATCGACCGCGTCAGCTTCGCCGGGACGACATTCCGCAAAATTCCCGAACGCTTCGAGGCTGGCACGCCGCACATTGCGGGAGCCATCGGCCTGGGGGCCGCCGTGGAATACCTGATGGCGCGCGACCAAGCCTCCCTCGCCGCCTACGAGCACGAGCTGCTGGCCTACGCCACGGAACAGCTCCAGAGCATCGAGGGGCTCAAGATTTACGGCGAGGCCGCGCGCAAGGTCAGCGTCGTGTCGTTCATCATTGCGGGCATTCACCCGAACGACCTCGGCACCATGCTCGATGTGGACGGCATCGCGATCCGCACCGGGCACCACTGCACGATGCCCCTCTGGGCCCGCTTTGGCCTGGAAGGCTCCTGCCGCGCCTCCTTCGCGTTCTACAATACCATGGAAGAAGTCGACAAGCTGGTCGCCAGTTTGAAGAAGGCCCAGAAGTTGTTGGGGTAG